The following coding sequences lie in one Angustibacter luteus genomic window:
- a CDS encoding LacI family DNA-binding transcriptional regulator yields the protein MRDHSGAPGLPTLESVAALAGVSRATAGRVLSGSPRVSESAKKAVLDAAAELSYVTNRAARSLVTRRSDSIAFVVSESEERLFQDPFFPAVLRGAHRAVSDQSVQLVFVVLANQAEHEQFFRFAAGGHVDGAMFVSLHGDDPLPTRLREVGIPVVLSGRPFRPDDDIPNVDADNLTGAELATQALLDVGCTRLATITGPLDMPAAQDRLAGYEAGLRAAGRKVATSRTMQSDFTTEGGFDAMNHLLRQRFSPDGVFAANDQMAVGAMRAIREAGLSVPGDVRVVGFDDSPLATAAHPPLTSVRQPMEQLGREMALLLLALVNGDPVSTSVMLPTELVVRETT from the coding sequence GTGCGAGATCACAGCGGAGCGCCCGGCCTGCCCACGCTGGAGTCCGTGGCGGCCTTGGCCGGGGTGTCCCGGGCGACCGCCGGGCGGGTGCTGTCCGGGTCGCCGCGGGTCAGTGAGTCGGCGAAGAAGGCCGTGCTGGACGCGGCGGCCGAGCTGTCGTACGTGACCAACCGGGCCGCGCGGTCGCTGGTCACCCGGCGCAGCGACTCCATCGCGTTCGTGGTGTCCGAGTCCGAGGAGCGGCTGTTCCAGGACCCGTTCTTCCCGGCCGTGCTGCGCGGGGCGCACCGCGCCGTGTCGGACCAGAGCGTCCAGCTCGTCTTCGTCGTGCTGGCCAACCAGGCCGAGCACGAGCAGTTCTTCCGGTTCGCCGCGGGCGGCCACGTGGACGGCGCGATGTTCGTCTCGCTGCACGGCGACGACCCGCTGCCGACCCGGTTGCGCGAGGTGGGCATCCCGGTGGTGCTGAGCGGCCGCCCCTTCCGCCCCGACGACGACATCCCGAACGTGGACGCCGACAACCTGACCGGCGCCGAGCTGGCGACCCAGGCCCTGCTGGACGTCGGCTGCACCCGCCTGGCCACGATCACCGGGCCGCTGGACATGCCGGCCGCGCAGGACCGGCTGGCCGGCTACGAGGCCGGGTTGCGAGCCGCCGGCCGCAAGGTCGCCACGAGCCGGACCATGCAGTCCGACTTCACCACCGAGGGCGGCTTCGACGCAATGAACCACCTACTGCGGCAACGCTTCTCGCCGGACGGCGTGTTCGCGGCGAACGACCAGATGGCGGTCGGCGCGATGCGGGCGATCCGCGAGGCCGGGCTCTCCGTGCCGGGCGACGTCCGGGTGGTCGGCTTCGACGACAGCCCGCTGGCCACCGCCGCCCACCCGCCGCTGACGTCGGTGCGCCAACCCATGGAGCAGCTCGGTCGCGAGATGGCGCTGCTGCTGCTGGCCCTGGTCAACGGCGACCCGGTGTCGACGTCCGTGATGCTGCCCACCGAGCTCGTCGTCCGCGAGACCACGTAG
- a CDS encoding ABC transporter substrate-binding protein, protein MHLRRPATAVAAATICVALGLTACGSDSDDSATGSTPGGKTTLTVSLFGTFGYKEAGLFDKYQADHPEITIKYDSTEQEKNYWTALQTKLASGSGASDVQAIEVGRITDVAQNQGDKWLDLKGTSAGAQVASYPAWKEAAATTKDGAVLGLGTDIGPTGICYRTDLMKAAGLPSDPAELATKLTSWDDYIAMGEQFKSKAPKGAAWTDAAGGLYNVVVSTESKIYYDESGQLIWNTNPAVKHAYDLAAKAGQDGLTAKLGQFTPEWDSGFGKGSFATIACPSWMIGYIKGKAGDAGSGKWNVTTLPGGVGGNWGGAYLSIPKQSKHQKQAADLIKWLTDPEQQATVFNKVGNFPSNKGAFTLVADTKDDYFSGAAIGKVFGDIAASAPTQIHGKDDGTIQNQISTALQSVETNHVAPDKAWATLNDTLKNQLG, encoded by the coding sequence ATGCACCTGCGACGTCCGGCGACCGCGGTAGCGGCCGCGACGATCTGCGTGGCCCTGGGCCTCACTGCCTGCGGAAGCGACAGCGACGACTCGGCAACGGGCTCGACCCCGGGGGGCAAGACCACCCTCACGGTGAGCCTCTTCGGCACCTTCGGGTACAAGGAGGCCGGGCTGTTCGACAAGTACCAGGCCGACCACCCCGAGATCACCATCAAGTACGACTCCACCGAGCAGGAGAAGAACTACTGGACCGCGCTGCAGACCAAGCTCGCCTCAGGCAGCGGCGCCTCGGACGTGCAGGCCATCGAGGTCGGCCGGATCACCGACGTCGCGCAGAACCAGGGCGACAAGTGGCTGGACCTCAAGGGCACCAGCGCCGGCGCGCAGGTCGCCAGCTACCCGGCGTGGAAGGAGGCGGCCGCCACCACGAAGGACGGCGCCGTCCTGGGTCTCGGCACCGACATCGGCCCGACGGGCATCTGCTACCGCACCGACCTGATGAAGGCCGCCGGACTGCCCTCCGACCCGGCCGAGCTGGCCACCAAGCTCACCTCGTGGGACGACTACATCGCCATGGGTGAGCAGTTCAAGTCCAAGGCCCCCAAGGGCGCCGCCTGGACGGACGCCGCCGGCGGGCTCTACAACGTCGTGGTCTCCACCGAGTCCAAGATCTACTACGACGAGTCGGGCCAGCTGATCTGGAACACCAACCCCGCCGTCAAGCACGCCTACGACCTCGCCGCCAAGGCCGGCCAGGACGGTCTGACCGCCAAGCTGGGCCAGTTCACCCCCGAGTGGGACTCCGGCTTCGGCAAGGGCTCGTTCGCCACGATCGCCTGCCCGTCCTGGATGATCGGCTACATCAAGGGCAAGGCCGGCGACGCCGGCAGCGGCAAGTGGAACGTCACGACGCTGCCCGGCGGCGTGGGCGGCAACTGGGGCGGCGCCTACCTTTCGATCCCGAAGCAGAGCAAGCACCAGAAGCAGGCCGCTGACCTGATCAAGTGGCTGACCGACCCCGAGCAGCAGGCCACGGTCTTCAACAAGGTCGGCAACTTCCCGTCCAACAAGGGCGCGTTCACGCTGGTCGCCGACACCAAGGACGACTACTTCAGCGGGGCCGCCATCGGCAAGGTGTTCGGTGACATCGCCGCCTCCGCGCCGACCCAGATCCACGGCAAGGACGACGGCACGATCCAGAACCAGATCAGCACCGCGCTCCAGTCGGTCGAGACGAACCACGTCGCGCCGGACAAGGCGTGGGCCACCCTGAACGACACGCTCAAGAACCAGCTCGGCTGA
- a CDS encoding sugar ABC transporter permease produces the protein MSDVSSAAAAGASPDTASSTASTASGGSGEGPSSQDAPPPASVRVGERRRRTWRQRAFRFEAKAAPYAYVSPFFLIFAAFGLFPLVNTVWISLHEYKLGSEMTWIGLDNFRWLFSNPLFYNALWKTFTIGVLSTVPQLLLALALAHLLNYSMRVRTFFRVSMITPYATSVAAATLVFSELFARDAGFANWILSWFGVGPVDWRNGNWTAQVAIAIIVTWRWTGYNALIYLAGMQSISQDLYEAAAIDGASRWQQFRHVTLPGLRPTILFTIVVSTIGATQLFGEPLLFGNGSADGGAVHQYQTIGLFMYQQGWQYLQLGKAAAVAWVTFLIIVVLVLFNTAIVRWRTRSER, from the coding sequence CTGTCTGACGTGTCGTCTGCAGCCGCGGCCGGGGCCTCGCCCGACACCGCCTCGAGCACCGCCAGCACGGCCTCGGGCGGCTCGGGCGAGGGCCCGTCGTCGCAGGACGCTCCCCCACCCGCATCCGTGCGGGTGGGGGAGCGGCGGCGTCGCACCTGGCGCCAGCGAGCCTTCCGCTTCGAGGCGAAGGCCGCCCCCTACGCCTACGTGTCGCCGTTCTTCCTGATCTTCGCCGCCTTCGGGCTGTTCCCCCTGGTCAACACCGTCTGGATCAGCCTGCACGAGTACAAGCTCGGCTCGGAGATGACCTGGATCGGCCTGGACAACTTCCGCTGGTTGTTCAGCAACCCGCTGTTCTACAACGCGCTCTGGAAGACCTTCACCATCGGCGTCCTGTCGACGGTGCCGCAGCTGCTGCTGGCCCTCGCGCTGGCGCACCTGCTCAACTACTCGATGCGGGTCCGCACGTTCTTCCGGGTCTCGATGATCACGCCGTACGCGACGTCCGTCGCCGCGGCCACCCTGGTGTTCTCCGAGCTGTTCGCCCGCGACGCCGGCTTCGCCAACTGGATCCTGTCCTGGTTCGGCGTCGGCCCGGTCGACTGGCGCAACGGCAACTGGACGGCGCAGGTCGCCATCGCGATCATCGTCACCTGGCGCTGGACCGGCTACAACGCGCTGATCTACCTCGCCGGCATGCAGTCCATCTCGCAGGACCTCTACGAGGCCGCGGCGATCGACGGCGCGAGCCGCTGGCAGCAGTTCCGCCACGTGACGTTGCCGGGACTGCGGCCGACCATCCTGTTCACCATCGTGGTGTCCACGATCGGCGCGACCCAGCTGTTCGGCGAGCCGCTGCTGTTCGGCAACGGCAGCGCGGACGGCGGTGCCGTGCACCAGTACCAGACCATCGGCCTGTTCATGTACCAGCAGGGCTGGCAGTACCTGCAGCTGGGCAAGGCGGCCGCCGTCGCCTGGGTGACCTTCCTGATCATCGTGGTGCTGGTGCTGTTCAACACCGCGATCGTCCGTTGGCGCACGAGGAGTGAGCGATGA
- a CDS encoding carbohydrate ABC transporter permease yields the protein MTTMPVPPASSGAPPMLTVGKPRRRRRGTHQAGPITYLLLVITAAIFILPFYYMLVGASRTMSEIAQVPPPLTPGGNLWHNIQAALEQQNIGKALINSVVVSGCVTVSTVLFCTLAGFAFAKMRFRGSAVLFAIAVATMMIPPTLGVVPLYKIMATLHLTAKLGSVILPSLVSAFGVFFMRQFLLQAVPDELLEAARVDGATSTRTFISIVLPIARPGMAVLAMLTFMASWNDFFWPIIALNSTNPTVQVALNNLGGGYVPDQSIILAGTLIGTLPVFLVFVLLGRQVVSGIIAGAVKG from the coding sequence ATGACCACCATGCCGGTCCCCCCGGCCTCCAGCGGTGCGCCGCCGATGCTCACCGTCGGCAAACCACGCCGCCGGCGTCGCGGCACGCACCAGGCCGGACCGATCACCTACCTGCTGCTGGTCATCACCGCGGCGATCTTCATCCTGCCCTTCTACTACATGCTCGTCGGGGCCAGCCGGACCATGTCCGAGATCGCCCAGGTACCGCCGCCGCTGACGCCGGGGGGCAACCTCTGGCACAACATCCAGGCGGCGCTCGAGCAGCAGAACATCGGCAAGGCCCTGATCAACTCGGTCGTGGTGTCCGGCTGCGTCACGGTGAGCACGGTGCTCTTCTGCACCCTGGCCGGCTTCGCCTTCGCCAAGATGCGGTTCCGCGGCAGCGCCGTGCTGTTCGCGATCGCGGTGGCCACGATGATGATCCCGCCGACGCTGGGCGTCGTCCCGCTGTACAAGATCATGGCGACCCTGCACCTGACCGCGAAGCTGGGTTCAGTGATCTTGCCGTCCCTGGTCAGCGCCTTCGGGGTGTTCTTCATGCGCCAGTTCCTGCTGCAGGCCGTCCCGGACGAGCTGCTCGAGGCCGCCCGGGTCGACGGCGCGACGTCCACCCGCACCTTCATCTCGATCGTGCTGCCGATCGCCCGGCCCGGGATGGCGGTGCTGGCGATGCTCACGTTCATGGCGTCCTGGAACGACTTCTTCTGGCCGATCATCGCGCTGAACTCGACCAACCCGACCGTGCAGGTGGCGCTGAACAACCTCGGCGGCGGCTACGTCCCGGACCAGTCGATCATCCTGGCCGGGACGCTGATCGGCACCCTGCCCGTGTTCCTCGTCTTCGTCCTGCTGGGCCGTCAGGTGGTCAGCGGCATCATCGCCGGAGCGGTCAAGGGATGA
- a CDS encoding GH1 family beta-glucosidase, with translation MRHPVVFTSAHSTSTPQDDEGGRRFPPDFAWGSATASYQIEGAVAEGGRTPSIWDTFSHTPGKVQDGDTGDVAVDHYHRFREDVAIMRELGLTTYRMSVAWPRITPDVGPDALGPVNEEGLAFYRELVAELVAAGIEPAVTLYHWDLPQALEDAGGWTDRRTAERFAEYAVVVAQALSPEVPTYITLNEPWCSAYLGYASGVHAPGRQDPAAALAAVHHLNLAHGLATTAIRAAVPDARIGLTLNLAWVHSEAGDPADDDAVRRVDGLQNRVFLDPVLEGRYPDDVLADTAAVTDWSFIQDGDLDLVHQVPDVLGVNYYSPTVVRHWDGSRPRQIADGHGLTVATPWIACDEVEFPEQPGLHTEMGWPIDARGLTELLVRMHREHPGLDLMVTENGAAFPDVLADDGGVHDQDRIDYLRDHLGAVLDAIEQGAPVRGYFLWSLLDNFEWSFGYSKRFGIVHIDYDTQVRTLKDSARWYSQVVRSGGALPHQ, from the coding sequence ATGAGGCATCCCGTGGTCTTCACGTCCGCGCACAGCACGTCCACCCCCCAGGACGACGAGGGTGGGCGTCGCTTCCCCCCGGACTTCGCGTGGGGTTCGGCCACGGCGTCGTACCAGATCGAGGGGGCGGTCGCCGAGGGCGGGCGGACGCCGTCGATCTGGGACACGTTCAGCCACACCCCGGGCAAGGTGCAGGACGGCGACACCGGCGACGTGGCCGTCGACCACTACCACCGGTTCCGCGAGGACGTCGCGATCATGCGCGAGCTCGGCCTCACGACGTACCGGATGTCGGTCGCCTGGCCGCGGATCACCCCGGACGTCGGCCCGGACGCCCTCGGCCCGGTGAACGAGGAGGGGCTCGCCTTCTACCGCGAGCTGGTCGCCGAGCTGGTCGCCGCGGGCATCGAGCCCGCCGTCACGCTGTACCACTGGGACCTGCCGCAGGCCCTCGAGGACGCGGGCGGCTGGACCGACCGGCGCACCGCGGAGCGCTTCGCCGAGTACGCGGTCGTCGTGGCGCAGGCCCTGTCCCCCGAGGTCCCCACCTACATCACGCTCAACGAGCCCTGGTGCTCGGCCTACCTCGGCTACGCCAGCGGCGTGCACGCACCGGGCCGGCAGGACCCGGCGGCCGCGCTGGCCGCCGTGCACCACCTGAACCTGGCCCACGGGCTGGCCACGACGGCCATCCGCGCTGCCGTGCCGGACGCCCGGATCGGCCTGACGCTCAACCTCGCGTGGGTGCACTCGGAGGCCGGTGACCCGGCGGACGACGACGCCGTGCGCCGCGTGGACGGCCTGCAGAACCGCGTCTTCCTGGACCCCGTCCTCGAGGGCCGCTACCCCGACGACGTCCTGGCCGACACCGCCGCCGTCACCGACTGGTCGTTCATCCAGGACGGCGACCTCGACCTGGTGCACCAGGTGCCCGACGTGCTGGGGGTCAACTACTACTCCCCGACGGTCGTCCGGCACTGGGACGGCTCGCGCCCCCGCCAGATCGCGGACGGGCACGGCCTGACCGTGGCCACGCCGTGGATCGCCTGCGACGAGGTGGAGTTCCCCGAGCAGCCCGGCCTGCACACGGAGATGGGCTGGCCGATCGACGCCCGCGGCCTGACCGAGCTGCTGGTGCGCATGCACCGCGAGCACCCCGGCCTGGACCTCATGGTCACGGAGAACGGCGCCGCCTTCCCCGACGTGCTGGCCGACGACGGCGGCGTGCACGACCAGGACCGCATCGACTACCTGCGCGACCACCTCGGCGCGGTGCTGGACGCGATCGAGCAGGGCGCGCCGGTCCGCGGGTACTTCCTGTGGTCGCTGTTGGACAACTTCGAGTGGTCCTTCGGGTACTCCAAGCGGTTCGGCATCGTGCACATCGACTACGACACCCAGGTGCGCACGCTGAAGGACAGCGCACGCTGGTACTCCCAGGTCGTGCGGTCGGGCGGGGCGCTACCGCACCAGTGA
- a CDS encoding GGDEF domain-containing protein yields the protein MDDEQRAYRRAYDLLEGVQAEDPRGALAEVVHAQQVARRHAWNRVDLVLQLVAVVHDLVHGPDARTDARVEDLMAQSRRTSQLALVACALGVRGVLRNLHGDTRQMLEDAANAMVILDDEELPAQDRATGYTIIAAAYNSLRLWELTDELYELATQAGRRDPKPVMQAALAVNPVLIRVEWALALVEVGDDVEATRQLERAHAALALARDTPMPALWSQVRESCACVIGLLTGVDVPDDDVVVSNIEALRRDGDTQMLPMVEAAWVLARYRRAGHRREVRDARLAARDLLTPTGTIAPSSSSSTFPAWVRAQVLAGSTSSPLRLPVRPQQTRALQAQSDHAKLVVRSSWESRRAVLAAAYAQIRVARGRTERERLVHAASTDPLTGLSNRRVFDDWLSGVDTVGSPSGLLLVDVDDFKGVNDTYGHAIGDDVLRALAGVLRECEEAGDVSVRLGGDEFAVLVPRMAHPAALEERARRIGDRVQGYPWSTLAVGVQVRVSSGWSVGGSHEDGETGPGGRLGTYRRADQDLYAGKRGGGLSGGLSSLVR from the coding sequence GTGGACGACGAGCAGCGGGCCTATCGGCGGGCGTACGACCTGCTCGAAGGTGTCCAGGCGGAGGACCCGCGGGGCGCACTCGCCGAAGTGGTGCACGCCCAGCAGGTGGCGCGCAGGCACGCCTGGAACCGCGTGGACCTCGTGCTGCAGCTCGTCGCCGTCGTGCACGACCTCGTGCACGGGCCGGACGCCCGCACCGACGCCCGCGTCGAGGACCTGATGGCCCAGTCCCGACGCACCTCGCAGCTCGCCCTGGTGGCCTGTGCCCTGGGCGTGCGCGGCGTCCTGCGCAACCTGCACGGCGACACCCGGCAGATGCTCGAGGACGCCGCCAACGCGATGGTGATCCTGGACGACGAGGAGCTCCCGGCACAGGACCGGGCGACCGGCTACACGATCATCGCCGCCGCCTACAACAGCCTGCGGCTGTGGGAGCTCACCGACGAGCTGTACGAGCTGGCCACCCAGGCCGGGCGCCGCGACCCCAAGCCCGTCATGCAGGCCGCGCTCGCGGTGAACCCGGTCCTGATCCGGGTCGAGTGGGCGCTGGCGCTGGTCGAGGTCGGCGACGACGTCGAGGCGACCCGCCAGCTGGAGCGCGCGCACGCCGCCCTCGCCCTGGCCCGCGACACGCCCATGCCCGCGCTGTGGTCGCAGGTCCGCGAGTCCTGCGCGTGCGTGATCGGCTTGCTCACCGGGGTCGACGTGCCGGACGACGACGTGGTCGTCTCGAACATCGAGGCGCTGCGCCGCGACGGCGACACCCAGATGCTCCCGATGGTCGAGGCCGCCTGGGTGCTGGCCCGCTACCGCCGGGCCGGCCACCGCCGAGAGGTGCGCGACGCCCGGCTCGCCGCCCGTGACCTGCTCACCCCGACCGGCACGATCGCTCCGTCCTCCTCGTCGTCCACGTTCCCCGCGTGGGTCCGGGCGCAGGTGCTGGCCGGTTCGACGTCCAGCCCGCTCCGGCTGCCCGTCCGCCCTCAGCAGACGCGCGCCCTGCAGGCCCAGAGCGACCACGCCAAGCTCGTCGTGCGGAGCAGCTGGGAGTCGCGGCGGGCCGTCCTGGCCGCGGCCTACGCCCAGATCCGGGTGGCCCGCGGCCGGACCGAGCGTGAGCGGCTCGTGCACGCCGCCTCCACCGACCCGCTGACCGGGCTGAGCAACCGGCGGGTGTTCGACGACTGGCTCTCGGGCGTCGACACCGTCGGGTCGCCGTCCGGTCTGCTGCTGGTGGACGTCGACGACTTCAAGGGCGTCAACGACACGTACGGCCACGCGATCGGGGACGACGTCCTGCGGGCGCTCGCCGGCGTGCTGCGTGAGTGCGAGGAGGCCGGCGACGTCTCGGTGCGCCTCGGCGGCGACGAGTTCGCGGTCCTGGTGCCGCGGATGGCGCACCCAGCTGCTCTGGAGGAGCGGGCCCGGCGCATCGGCGACCGCGTGCAGGGCTACCCGTGGTCGACGCTCGCCGTCGGCGTGCAGGTGCGGGTCAGCAGCGGCTGGAGCGTCGGCGGGTCGCACGAAGACGGCGAGACCGGGCCCGGGGGCCGGCTCGGCACCTACCGCCGAGCCGACCAGGACCTGTACGCCGGCAAGCGCGGCGGCGGCCTGTCCGGTGGCCTCAGCTCACTGGTGCGGTAG
- a CDS encoding ATP-dependent Clp protease ATP-binding subunit, with the protein MFERFTDRARRVVVLAQEEARMLNHNYIGTEHILLGLIHEGEGVAAKALESLGISLDAVREQVQEIIGQGQQAPSGHIPFTPRAKKVLELSLREALQLGHNYIGTEHILLGLIREGEGVAAQVLVKLGADLNRVRQQVIQLLSGYQGKEPAATGPAEGTPSGSLVLDQFGRNLTQGAREGKLDPVIGREKEIERVMQVLSRRTKNNPILIGEPGVGKTAVVEGLAQGIVKGEVPETLKDKQIYTLDLGALVAGSRYRGDFEERLKKVLKEIRTRGDIILFIDEIHTLVGAGAAEGAIDAASILKPMLSRGELQTIGATTLDEYRKYIEKDPALERRFQPIQVAEPNLAHTIEILKGLRDRYEAHHRVSITDAALVGAATLADRYINDRFLPDKAIDLIDEAGARLRIRRMTAPPDLREFDERIAATRREKESAIDAQDFEKAASLRDTEKRLLGEKNEREKQWKAGDMDVVAEVDEELIAEVLATATGIPVFKLTEEESSRLLRMEDELHKRIVGMDDAIKALSQAIRRTRAGLKDPRRPGGSFIFAGPTGVGKTELAKTLAEFLFGDEDSLIQLDMSEFSEKHTVSRLFGSPPGYVGYEEGGQLTEKVRRKPFSVVLFDEVEKAHPDIFNSLLQILEDGRLTDSQGRMVDFKNTVIIMTTNLGTRDISKGQGVGFSSGSDTATGYERMKAKVNDELKQHFRPEFLNRVDDTIVFPQLTQDEIIRIVDLMLAKLDARLKDKDMGIELTSAAKTLLAEKGYDPVLGARPLRRTIQRDIEDVLSEKILYGELKAGSIVLVDVEGEGKERAFTFTGAPKSVPEPVVAGAGAPSQPAGESGEAPAV; encoded by the coding sequence ATGTTCGAGAGGTTCACCGACCGGGCCCGACGGGTTGTGGTGCTCGCGCAGGAAGAAGCGCGGATGCTCAACCACAACTACATCGGCACCGAGCACATCCTGCTCGGGCTGATCCACGAGGGCGAGGGCGTGGCCGCCAAGGCGTTGGAGAGCCTCGGCATCTCGCTCGACGCCGTGCGCGAGCAGGTTCAGGAGATCATCGGCCAGGGCCAGCAGGCTCCGTCCGGCCACATCCCCTTCACCCCGCGCGCCAAGAAGGTGCTGGAGCTCAGCCTGCGTGAGGCGCTGCAGCTCGGCCACAACTACATCGGTACCGAGCACATCCTGCTCGGGCTGATCCGCGAGGGCGAGGGCGTCGCCGCCCAGGTGCTGGTCAAGCTCGGCGCCGACCTCAACCGGGTCCGCCAGCAGGTCATCCAGCTGCTGTCCGGCTACCAGGGCAAGGAGCCGGCCGCGACCGGCCCGGCCGAGGGCACGCCGTCCGGCTCGCTGGTGCTCGACCAGTTCGGCCGCAACCTCACCCAGGGCGCCCGCGAGGGCAAGCTCGACCCGGTGATCGGTCGCGAGAAGGAGATCGAGCGGGTCATGCAGGTGCTGTCCCGCCGCACCAAGAACAACCCGATCCTGATCGGCGAGCCCGGCGTCGGCAAGACCGCCGTCGTCGAGGGCCTGGCCCAGGGGATCGTCAAGGGCGAGGTGCCCGAGACGCTCAAGGACAAGCAGATCTACACCCTCGACCTCGGCGCGCTGGTGGCCGGCAGCCGCTACCGCGGTGACTTCGAGGAGCGCCTTAAGAAGGTGCTGAAGGAGATCCGCACCCGCGGCGACATCATCCTGTTCATCGACGAGATCCACACCCTCGTCGGGGCGGGTGCGGCCGAGGGCGCGATCGACGCGGCGTCCATCCTCAAGCCGATGCTGTCCCGCGGCGAGCTGCAGACCATCGGGGCGACGACCCTCGACGAGTACCGCAAGTACATCGAGAAGGACCCGGCGCTCGAGCGTCGCTTCCAGCCCATCCAGGTCGCCGAGCCGAACCTCGCGCACACCATCGAGATCCTCAAGGGGCTGCGCGACCGGTACGAGGCGCACCACCGCGTCTCGATCACCGACGCCGCCCTGGTGGGTGCCGCCACGCTGGCCGACCGGTACATCAACGACCGGTTCCTGCCGGACAAGGCGATCGACCTGATCGATGAGGCCGGCGCACGGTTGCGGATCCGTCGCATGACGGCGCCCCCGGACCTGCGCGAGTTCGACGAGCGCATCGCCGCCACCCGGCGCGAGAAGGAGTCCGCGATCGACGCGCAGGACTTCGAGAAGGCCGCCTCGCTGCGCGACACCGAGAAGCGCCTGCTCGGCGAGAAGAACGAGCGCGAGAAGCAGTGGAAGGCCGGCGACATGGACGTCGTCGCCGAGGTCGACGAGGAGCTGATCGCCGAGGTCCTGGCCACCGCCACGGGCATCCCGGTGTTCAAGCTCACCGAGGAGGAGTCCTCGCGGCTGCTGCGCATGGAGGACGAGCTGCACAAGCGGATCGTCGGCATGGACGACGCCATCAAGGCGCTGTCCCAGGCCATCCGCCGCACCCGGGCTGGCCTCAAGGACCCGCGCCGTCCGGGCGGCTCGTTCATCTTCGCCGGCCCCACCGGCGTCGGTAAGACCGAGCTGGCCAAGACGCTCGCCGAGTTCCTGTTCGGCGACGAGGACTCGCTGATCCAGCTCGACATGAGCGAGTTCAGCGAGAAGCACACGGTCTCGCGGCTGTTCGGCTCCCCGCCCGGCTACGTCGGCTACGAGGAGGGCGGCCAGCTCACCGAGAAGGTGCGCCGCAAGCCGTTCTCGGTCGTGCTGTTCGACGAGGTCGAGAAGGCCCACCCGGACATCTTCAACTCGCTCCTGCAGATCCTGGAGGACGGTCGCCTGACCGACTCGCAGGGCCGCATGGTCGACTTCAAGAACACCGTGATCATCATGACGACCAACCTCGGCACCCGGGACATCTCCAAGGGCCAGGGCGTCGGGTTCTCGTCCGGTAGCGACACCGCGACCGGCTACGAGCGGATGAAGGCCAAGGTCAACGACGAGCTCAAGCAGCACTTCCGGCCGGAGTTCCTCAACCGGGTCGACGACACCATCGTCTTCCCGCAGCTGACCCAGGACGAGATCATCCGGATCGTCGACCTCATGCTGGCCAAGCTGGACGCGCGGCTCAAGGACAAGGACATGGGCATCGAGCTCACCTCCGCGGCCAAGACGCTGCTCGCGGAGAAGGGCTACGACCCGGTCCTGGGTGCCCGGCCGCTGCGCCGGACCATCCAGCGGGACATCGAGGACGTGCTGTCCGAGAAGATCCTGTACGGCGAGCTCAAGGCCGGCTCCATCGTGCTGGTCGACGTCGAGGGCGAGGGCAAGGAGCGCGCCTTCACCTTCACCGGGGCACCGAAGTCCGTCCCGGAGCCCGTCGTGGCCGGCGCGGGTGCCCCGTCCCAGCCCGCCGGTGAGTCGGGCGAGGCGCCGGCCGTCTGA